One genomic segment of Natrononativus amylolyticus includes these proteins:
- a CDS encoding pyridoxal-phosphate-dependent aminotransferase family protein gives MVDGNTEPPAVDELTPPDRTLMGPGPSDVNPRVLRAMSTPLVGHLDPSFIEIMDEVQELLRYTFRTDNQWTVPVSGTGSAAMEAAIGNVVEPGDTMLVPTNGYFGGRMASMARRAGGEVVEVDAPWGEPLEPAAVSDALAEHDPDVFGFVHAETSTGVLQPNVPELTAAAHDHDALVIADTVTSIGGVELRVDEWDIDVAYAGPQKCLSCPPGASPLTLSDTAMEKVLSRDEDPRSWYLDLTLLEGYWGDDRSYHHTAPITNVYAIREALRLVAEEGIEQRWERHRHLAGALKAGVEGMGLEMNAPDEYWLPSLNAVRVPEGVDDGEVCAELLERYDLEIAGGLGDLSGEIFRIGCMGHSARPQNVAYVVTALGDVLEDFGADVDPGAGVAGMRRALGE, from the coding sequence ATGGTCGACGGCAACACAGAGCCGCCAGCAGTCGACGAACTGACACCACCGGATCGGACGCTGATGGGACCGGGACCGAGCGACGTGAACCCGCGCGTGCTCCGGGCGATGAGCACGCCGCTCGTAGGCCACCTCGACCCCTCGTTCATCGAGATCATGGACGAGGTCCAGGAACTCCTGCGGTACACGTTCCGGACCGACAACCAGTGGACGGTCCCGGTTTCGGGAACCGGCTCCGCGGCGATGGAGGCGGCGATCGGCAACGTCGTCGAACCCGGCGACACGATGCTCGTACCGACGAACGGCTACTTCGGCGGTCGGATGGCGTCGATGGCCCGCCGCGCCGGCGGCGAGGTCGTCGAGGTCGACGCGCCGTGGGGCGAGCCGCTCGAGCCCGCGGCCGTCTCCGACGCGCTGGCCGAACACGACCCCGACGTCTTCGGCTTCGTCCACGCCGAGACGAGCACGGGGGTCCTCCAGCCGAACGTTCCGGAGCTCACGGCGGCGGCCCACGACCACGACGCGCTCGTAATCGCCGACACCGTCACCTCGATCGGCGGCGTCGAACTCCGCGTCGACGAGTGGGACATCGACGTCGCCTACGCCGGCCCCCAGAAGTGTCTCTCCTGTCCGCCGGGGGCGAGTCCGCTCACGCTCTCGGATACGGCGATGGAGAAGGTCCTCTCGCGCGACGAGGACCCTCGCTCGTGGTACCTCGACCTCACCTTACTCGAGGGCTACTGGGGCGACGACCGGTCGTACCACCACACGGCACCGATCACGAACGTGTACGCCATCCGAGAGGCGCTGCGACTGGTCGCCGAAGAAGGAATCGAGCAGCGGTGGGAACGCCACCGCCACCTGGCGGGTGCACTGAAAGCCGGTGTCGAGGGAATGGGCCTCGAGATGAACGCCCCCGACGAGTACTGGCTCCCCAGTCTGAACGCCGTGCGGGTTCCGGAGGGCGTCGACGACGGCGAGGTCTGTGCCGAACTGCTCGAGCGCTACGACCTCGAGATCGCCGGCGGCCTCGGCGACCTCTCCGGCGAGATCTTCAGGATCGGCTGTATGGGTCACTCCGCTCGCCCGCAGAACGTCGCCTACGTGGTGACGGCGCTGGGCGACGTCCTCGAGGACTTCGGCGCGGACGTCGACCCGGGCGCGGGCGTCGCGGGGATGCGGCGGGCGCTCGGCGAGTAA
- a CDS encoding extracellular solute-binding protein, whose product MGRERCNSGGRDGVSRRRFIAAASTASAGTAAIAGCLGRGAEEGSVVAYGDTDFQDIMDPDGELHQALWDAGLDEDITVEVRTGPDETEQRRSAAQSALQAGRPQPDLFMMDSGWTIPFILREQTSNLEDRLSSETLGLIENDYLEAAVETARHPETGELHALPLFPDFGTMQYRKDLVEDAGYDTDDWDTEALSWQEFSEIAADVRDQSDADMGFTTQAAAYEGLACCTFNEVMSTFGGAYFGGLDTLFEAGEREITVDEEPVVDAIRMMRTFIRGQDDEYALDGYEQIAPTAIVQYTEEDARGPFANGNVVMHRNWPYSIAIAHDEGMGDEVGMMPMPYGVEEDDAEYDGLGGTAAALGGWHLTLNPASENAEEAIQVMDAFATEEVMLTIFEIQGWIPPIVELLDDLDPEESGPVANYAETIQIAGENAVPRPVTDIWPEQAAHIFGEVNRAYRGVKSPEEAMGDLKERLEMSEADVRGQDGN is encoded by the coding sequence ATGGGTCGCGAACGCTGCAATTCTGGAGGGCGCGACGGCGTCTCCCGGCGACGGTTCATCGCAGCAGCCTCGACCGCATCCGCCGGGACGGCCGCCATCGCCGGCTGTCTCGGTCGGGGTGCGGAGGAGGGGTCGGTCGTCGCCTACGGCGACACCGATTTTCAGGACATCATGGACCCCGACGGAGAGTTGCATCAGGCGCTCTGGGACGCCGGCCTCGACGAGGACATCACCGTCGAGGTTCGCACCGGGCCGGACGAAACCGAGCAGCGCCGGTCTGCCGCACAGTCGGCGCTACAGGCGGGACGTCCCCAGCCCGACCTGTTCATGATGGACAGCGGGTGGACGATCCCGTTCATCCTGCGCGAGCAGACGAGCAACCTCGAGGACCGTCTCTCGAGTGAGACGCTCGGTCTGATCGAGAACGACTACCTCGAGGCGGCGGTCGAGACCGCTCGTCACCCGGAAACCGGGGAACTGCACGCGCTGCCGCTGTTTCCGGATTTCGGCACGATGCAGTACCGCAAGGATCTCGTCGAGGACGCCGGGTACGACACCGACGACTGGGACACCGAGGCGCTGTCGTGGCAGGAGTTCTCCGAAATCGCGGCCGACGTCCGGGACCAGTCCGACGCCGACATGGGGTTTACGACGCAGGCCGCCGCCTACGAGGGGCTCGCCTGCTGTACGTTCAACGAGGTAATGAGCACCTTCGGCGGCGCGTACTTCGGCGGACTGGACACCCTGTTCGAGGCCGGCGAGCGCGAGATCACGGTCGACGAGGAACCGGTCGTAGACGCGATCCGGATGATGCGGACGTTCATCCGCGGGCAGGACGACGAGTACGCCCTCGACGGCTACGAGCAGATCGCTCCGACGGCGATCGTCCAGTACACCGAGGAGGACGCCCGGGGCCCCTTCGCGAACGGGAACGTCGTGATGCATCGAAACTGGCCGTACTCGATCGCGATCGCCCACGACGAAGGGATGGGTGACGAGGTCGGGATGATGCCGATGCCGTACGGCGTCGAGGAAGACGACGCCGAGTACGACGGTCTCGGCGGCACGGCAGCGGCCCTCGGTGGCTGGCACCTCACCCTGAATCCGGCGAGCGAGAACGCGGAGGAGGCGATTCAGGTGATGGACGCCTTCGCGACCGAGGAGGTCATGCTCACGATCTTCGAAATTCAGGGCTGGATACCGCCGATCGTCGAGTTGCTCGACGATCTCGACCCCGAAGAGAGCGGGCCGGTCGCCAACTACGCCGAGACGATCCAGATCGCGGGCGAAAACGCGGTTCCCCGGCCGGTGACCGACATCTGGCCGGAGCAGGCGGCGCACATCTTCGGAGAGGTGAACCGGGCCTACCGCGGCGTGAAGTCCCCCGAGGAAGCGATGGGGGACCTGAAGGAACGACTCGAGATGAGCGAAGCGGACGTGAGGGGACAAGATGGCAACTGA
- a CDS encoding dodecin: protein MVFKKITLIGTSSESFDAAADDAIDRAEETLDNVHWVEVDELGVEVATADDREYQAEVTVAFRLED, encoded by the coding sequence ATGGTCTTCAAAAAGATCACGCTGATCGGGACGAGCTCGGAGAGTTTCGACGCCGCGGCGGACGACGCCATCGACCGCGCAGAGGAGACCCTCGACAACGTTCACTGGGTCGAAGTCGACGAACTCGGCGTCGAGGTCGCGACGGCCGACGACCGCGAGTATCAGGCGGAAGTCACCGTCGCGTTCAGACTCGAGGACTGA
- a CDS encoding DUF5816 domain-containing protein, which yields METMSTDDGRTVYVSETEGDRGSKAPFLVAYESLEGERRYGWFCANCESFDNAMDSMGRIQCNRCGNFRKPTEWDAAHE from the coding sequence ATGGAAACCATGTCCACGGACGACGGCCGGACGGTGTACGTCTCGGAAACGGAGGGAGACAGGGGTTCGAAGGCGCCGTTTCTGGTCGCCTACGAGTCCCTCGAGGGCGAGCGCCGATACGGCTGGTTCTGTGCGAACTGCGAGAGCTTCGACAACGCGATGGACTCGATGGGACGGATCCAGTGCAACCGGTGTGGCAACTTCCGCAAGCCGACGGAGTGGGACGCCGCCCACGAGTGA
- a CDS encoding bifunctional metallophosphatase/5'-nucleotidase: protein MPLRLLQYSDVENACDDPPRIGRLAALLRTYSDDETLLVGTGDNTAPGVLPLVTEGRQVLEFYDAVEPDVATFGNHDFDFGPEAALEVVRESPHRWLSANVRRNGGVFGAEAGVEPWTILERADTRVGFTGVTTARTGSLNPMATGLEFREPIPAARDAVDALRAAGVDCVVVCSHLGSRDDELARAVDADVILGGHVASSRIERIDGTLVTRPGDGGHAVVEVTIDAEPTATLRSATEVAPAPDVVSAFERLVETTGLDDVVARVDEPLERTEETLFGGESPVGNFVADAYRWQTGADVALQNSGGIRSGSPLEGEVTVADCISLVPFDEPLTVAELDGETLEAVVSDAAGLDLSFAEDDWWHAHVSGMALEWNPADHAVDLRRVGGEPFDPDGTYTLATSDYLFHTTDEFPALGPDHRREQTAASQYEVLAAYAREFGIEPGVDGRVRRVD, encoded by the coding sequence ATGCCCCTCCGTCTGCTGCAGTACTCCGACGTCGAGAACGCCTGCGACGATCCCCCGCGGATCGGCCGGCTCGCGGCGCTGCTTCGTACCTACAGCGACGACGAAACGCTTCTCGTCGGAACCGGCGACAACACCGCTCCGGGCGTGCTCCCGCTGGTCACCGAGGGCAGGCAGGTGCTCGAGTTCTACGACGCCGTCGAACCCGACGTCGCGACGTTCGGCAACCACGACTTCGACTTCGGTCCCGAGGCCGCCCTCGAGGTCGTCCGCGAGTCCCCGCACCGGTGGCTGAGCGCGAACGTCCGGCGAAACGGCGGCGTCTTCGGCGCGGAGGCCGGCGTCGAGCCCTGGACGATCCTCGAGCGCGCGGACACGCGGGTCGGGTTCACCGGCGTGACGACCGCACGGACGGGCTCGCTGAACCCGATGGCGACCGGCCTCGAGTTCCGGGAGCCGATCCCGGCGGCCAGGGACGCGGTCGACGCCCTCCGTGCGGCCGGCGTCGACTGCGTCGTGGTCTGTTCGCACCTGGGGTCGCGCGACGACGAACTGGCCCGCGCCGTCGACGCGGACGTCATCCTGGGCGGTCACGTCGCCAGTTCGCGGATCGAACGGATCGACGGAACCCTCGTGACCCGGCCCGGTGACGGGGGTCACGCCGTCGTCGAAGTAACGATCGACGCCGAGCCGACCGCGACGCTCCGGTCCGCGACGGAGGTGGCGCCGGCGCCCGACGTCGTCTCCGCCTTCGAACGGCTGGTCGAAACGACCGGACTGGACGACGTCGTCGCCCGCGTCGACGAACCGCTCGAGCGCACCGAGGAGACCCTGTTCGGCGGCGAGAGTCCGGTCGGAAACTTCGTCGCCGACGCCTACCGCTGGCAGACCGGCGCCGACGTCGCCCTCCAGAACAGCGGCGGAATCCGGTCGGGCTCGCCCCTCGAGGGCGAGGTGACCGTCGCGGACTGCATCAGTCTGGTGCCGTTCGACGAGCCCCTGACCGTCGCGGAACTCGACGGGGAGACCCTCGAGGCCGTCGTGAGCGACGCCGCGGGGCTCGACCTCAGCTTCGCCGAGGACGACTGGTGGCACGCCCACGTCAGCGGGATGGCCCTCGAGTGGAACCCCGCGGATCACGCGGTCGACCTCCGGCGCGTCGGCGGCGAGCCGTTCGACCCCGACGGAACGTACACCCTCGCCACGTCTGACTACCTGTTTCACACCACCGACGAGTTCCCCGCGCTCGGGCCCGACCACCGGCGAGAACAGACGGCGGCGAGCCAGTACGAGGTCCTCGCGGCGTACGCGCGGGAGTTCGGAATCGAGCCCGGAGTGGATGGGCGGGTGCGACGCGTCGACTGA
- a CDS encoding universal stress protein gives MTLVVVPVRYPLTKHSRQTLERAVALSREQDASLTVLHVNLYQNGTNVTRTDLKDEVERQFGNVSNVRYVVRKGFLVEESILDEVAAERADVVVIGHRQASRWRRVLRRFTDNPDIDRYLRTHLDCEVITVESASA, from the coding sequence ATGACGCTGGTCGTGGTCCCCGTCAGATATCCGTTAACGAAGCACTCGCGCCAGACGCTCGAGCGCGCGGTCGCTCTCTCTCGCGAACAGGACGCCTCTCTCACCGTCTTACACGTAAACCTCTACCAGAACGGGACGAACGTGACCCGGACGGACCTCAAAGACGAGGTCGAACGGCAGTTCGGGAACGTCTCGAACGTTCGGTACGTGGTCAGGAAGGGATTTCTCGTCGAAGAGAGCATTCTCGACGAGGTGGCCGCCGAGAGGGCGGACGTCGTCGTTATCGGACACCGACAGGCGAGTCGCTGGCGGCGCGTCCTGCGTCGGTTCACCGACAACCCCGACATCGACCGCTACCTCCGAACGCACCTCGACTGCGAGGTGATCACCGTCGAGAGCGCGAGCGCCTGA
- a CDS encoding mechanosensitive ion channel family protein has product MRGAVLSAAETIDEESPQDGSSGTGNESEAAAALDGVLPGGVPDLAVDVALALVVLVVGWYLSKLVVRFAGRTVARRIGRPSVTRTVLRGVRISVLVVTVVIAISILGGISGFEILLSVTVISAIVAVVLAPLIGSLINGLFILADRPYEIGDMIEITDEGHRGFVEDITIRYTKIFTLENTFIVIPNSEIHARDVINYSAEDERTRVSVDFEITYESDLETARRLTARAARSVDTVISGGPDIRIGSARYGAAPVCDIVEYADHGVRLSVRFWVKHPYKLAITRSNVQAEIRRRFESEGVEFAYPHTHHVFDETSGVARVDVGDGADSRRPSPTDRDPLE; this is encoded by the coding sequence ATGCGCGGCGCTGTCCTGTCGGCGGCGGAGACGATCGACGAGGAGAGCCCACAGGACGGCTCGAGCGGGACCGGAAACGAGAGCGAGGCGGCGGCCGCCCTCGACGGCGTCCTCCCCGGCGGGGTGCCGGATCTGGCCGTCGACGTCGCGCTCGCGCTCGTCGTGCTCGTCGTCGGCTGGTACCTCTCGAAACTCGTCGTCCGGTTCGCGGGTCGGACGGTCGCCCGTCGAATCGGCCGTCCCAGCGTCACGCGAACGGTTCTCCGCGGGGTCCGTATCTCCGTTCTCGTCGTCACCGTCGTGATCGCGATCAGCATTCTCGGCGGGATCAGCGGGTTCGAAATCCTCCTCTCGGTGACCGTCATCTCCGCGATCGTCGCCGTCGTTCTCGCGCCGCTGATCGGGAGCCTCATCAACGGCCTGTTCATCCTCGCGGACCGCCCCTACGAGATCGGCGACATGATCGAGATCACCGACGAGGGCCACCGCGGGTTCGTCGAGGACATCACGATCCGCTACACGAAGATCTTCACCCTCGAGAACACGTTCATCGTCATACCGAACTCCGAGATCCACGCCCGCGACGTCATCAACTACTCCGCCGAGGACGAGCGCACGCGGGTCTCCGTCGACTTCGAGATCACCTACGAGAGCGACCTCGAGACCGCCCGCCGGCTGACTGCGCGGGCGGCCCGCTCCGTCGACACCGTCATCTCCGGCGGGCCGGACATCCGGATCGGGAGCGCGAGGTACGGCGCCGCGCCGGTCTGTGACATCGTCGAGTACGCCGACCACGGCGTCCGCCTCTCGGTTCGCTTCTGGGTGAAACACCCGTACAAACTCGCGATCACCCGCTCGAACGTCCAGGCCGAGATCCGCCGCCGCTTCGAGTCAGAAGGAGTCGAGTTCGCCTACCCCCACACCCACCACGTCTTCGACGAGACCAGCGGCGTCGCCCGCGTCGACGTCGGCGACGGGGCCGACAGCCGCCGGCCGTCGCCGACCGACCGCGACCCCCTCGAGTAA
- the trmB gene encoding HTH-type sugar sensing transcriptional regulator TrmB: MASDELRSSVERVGDRFNLGEYEIDAYLTVLEHGQLTASEIADRTDIPQPRVYDTVRSLSDRGLVELRESRPMKIVAIDPAEAFENVQSSLEALIDDLESRYTAPARDTEAVSLVKSRSTILRYLEEVIDDAEYELALSLTPDLLTRFEDKLRTVTDAGVSVDLIVTPAAEAPDPERFDYLEVATTARARRGITTPVIAVADGNYSIYATQDALRDDQDRYGVIFNRSALGFLVSGFFGTVLWTTAERTLGENGESRPYPRRYASIRRCVKDLIDAGGEFYATIDGRDVEVGGQRIVRGRVVDVSFEMTEEVAGLTIETADGEEVTVGGRVAALEDIEAHQILIGEHEPPAIER; the protein is encoded by the coding sequence ATGGCCTCTGACGAACTGCGCTCGAGCGTCGAACGGGTCGGCGACCGGTTCAACCTCGGCGAGTACGAGATCGACGCCTACCTCACCGTCCTCGAGCACGGACAGCTGACCGCGAGCGAGATCGCGGACCGAACGGACATCCCGCAGCCGCGAGTGTACGACACGGTTCGCAGCCTCAGCGACCGCGGGCTCGTCGAACTGCGCGAGTCCCGGCCCATGAAGATCGTGGCGATCGATCCCGCGGAGGCGTTCGAGAACGTCCAGTCGTCGCTCGAGGCGCTGATCGACGACCTCGAGTCCCGGTACACCGCCCCCGCCCGCGACACGGAGGCGGTGTCGCTGGTCAAGTCCCGCTCGACGATCCTCCGCTACCTCGAGGAGGTGATCGACGACGCCGAGTACGAACTGGCGCTCTCGCTCACGCCCGATCTCCTGACGCGGTTCGAGGACAAGCTCCGGACGGTGACGGACGCCGGCGTCAGCGTCGACCTGATCGTCACTCCCGCCGCCGAAGCGCCCGATCCGGAGCGGTTTGACTACCTCGAGGTGGCGACCACCGCCCGGGCCCGCCGCGGGATCACCACGCCGGTGATCGCCGTCGCGGACGGCAACTACTCGATCTACGCGACCCAGGACGCCCTGCGCGACGACCAGGACCGCTACGGCGTCATCTTCAACCGGTCTGCGCTCGGCTTTCTGGTCTCGGGCTTTTTCGGCACCGTGCTCTGGACGACCGCCGAGCGGACCCTCGGGGAAAACGGCGAGAGCCGCCCGTATCCGCGCCGGTACGCCTCGATTCGCCGGTGCGTGAAGGACCTGATAGACGCCGGCGGGGAGTTCTACGCGACGATCGACGGCCGCGACGTCGAGGTCGGGGGCCAGCGGATCGTTCGCGGCCGGGTCGTCGACGTCTCCTTCGAGATGACCGAGGAGGTCGCCGGGCTCACGATCGAGACCGCAGACGGCGAGGAGGTCACCGTCGGCGGCCGCGTGGCCGCACTCGAGGACATCGAGGCCCACCAGATACTGATCGGCGAGCACGAGCCGCCGGCCATCGAGCGGTAA
- a CDS encoding DUF7116 family protein — MRLVEQARSIFAELGYSVEGSGPEFRAERGWKVVHVNTVLETRDPPSGPGEFRCFVAQPEDADDLERRLERTDPDYEWAIIVVDGDEYQVEHAPSGPNASA; from the coding sequence ATGCGGCTCGTCGAACAGGCCAGGTCGATCTTCGCCGAACTGGGCTACTCCGTCGAAGGATCGGGTCCGGAGTTCCGCGCCGAGCGCGGATGGAAAGTCGTTCACGTAAATACCGTCCTCGAGACGCGAGACCCGCCGAGCGGCCCGGGCGAGTTCCGCTGTTTCGTCGCCCAGCCGGAGGACGCAGACGACCTCGAGCGTCGACTCGAGCGAACCGATCCCGACTACGAGTGGGCGATCATCGTCGTCGACGGCGACGAGTACCAGGTCGAACACGCCCCGTCGGGCCCGAACGCCTCCGCGTAG